A window of Cynocephalus volans isolate mCynVol1 chromosome 3, mCynVol1.pri, whole genome shotgun sequence genomic DNA:
GCTCCTGTGCCTGATCCTAATGGCTGTGTGTAGTGACAGTTCAGTTCCCTCCCTTCTGCCCGATCTACTATAAGTAAAAAACCCTGACCTTCTCATGAGGCCTGAATTAATTGTGACAATTACCTGGGAAGTAGATCTGTTTTGTACATGAGGAAATAGTCttgaaaagttaagtaacttgctgcaggacacacagctagtaaatggtaaaGCCAAGCCTTCAGACTCAAAGTCAGaatctccctctccccagccagccACCTCCAATATGCAGTTGTGAGCTGCTTACTAAAACTATACTCAGTTACAGACATGAAAGCAGGTCCTGTCCTGGTGATGGGTTCTGGAAAACAGTATCCATTTCCATGATTTTTAGCTAACCCCCACTGACTTATTTCTCCATACCCATTTCTTCCAGCTCACCTTTTAGCCTCCGGGCCAGTTCCTGGGTGAAGAGAATGTTGGCTAACTTGCTGTGACAATAGGCCAGACCTGCATTGTAGAATttctcactctgtaggttatgGAAGTGGATCCTTCCCAGGAGATGTGCTAAGGAAGACACGTTTATCACCCTTGATGGGGCTGATTCCTTTAGTTTCTCTAGCAGCAGATGGGTCAGGAGGAAGTGACCTGTTGAGAATAAGTAGAAATTAACAGAGTTCAGGGCCCATGTAGGGGTGAGAAGAGTAGTGGTGAGCAGGGATCAGCTATGGAAAGCAGAGAACTCAGGAATAAGGTCGTGTGCCTCAACTTTTCATTATCAACCGGAGAACAAATTCAGTGAGGAACAGCTAGAGACATGAGGCATCCTTATGTATGGTAGGTCTGGATTATGTGAATATGAAGTCCCATCTCATTCCAAATTTGGTGAACATCACTGTTTAAGAGTAGGCGGCCTCTACCTGATGCTAGACACAAGGATCACTACTAAGAAAGCAACACAGCCCCCAGTCCAATTAGGCTGTTTGAAATGCTCCAAGGTAAACCAAATTTGAATGACAGATAGTGGGCAGAACCTAGAGCAGACCACGAGTTCATTCCCCAGTTTTTAGGCAGGACCAAACTATTATTCACACATGGTCTATTATGGCCCTGAGGTTTAATCACACCACAAGCGCTCAATCTGACCCCTAACTCTTCCAGGGAGAACTTTAAGCTCCCTTTAGCTTTGTGATAAAGCCAGATTTCTTACCCAAGTGGTTGACTCCCATGTGCATCTCAAAGCCATCTGCTGTCTTAGAGTAGGGACACATCATCACACCCGCATTGTTGATCAAGATGTGGAGGTGTTTTTCCTCTGCAGGGAAGAGAAGATGGAGCGTGGATGTGGCCAGCCACAGCTGTTACACCTTAGAAATCTGCCTCGCACCCAGGCTTTGAAAGTGGGGATGCAGGATATCAATTTTTCCTCCAGTTTCCCTTCATActtattttgtgttgtttttcatTTAAGATGTTAGTTGAAGCCTACATGCTTTAACTACAGGGCATAATTCCATTTTATACTACCGAATGGCCTTTCTAATCTTTCTAGTTCAGAGCTACTTACTCACTGCTTTTGGGAAGTGTTCCATCCACCTCTCACAACAGAAAGACTTCCCAAGCTGAATGGAAAGATTCCAAAGCAGGAGAAAAAAGGATGTTCTGTATGCCTGCCTGCCACCGGGATTCAGGTGCCAAAAGAATTACTGGTTTCAGCTTTGTTCCATCTGCCAATTCTCTCTCATGGTTCACTTCTTTGTGTGGTTTGTAATTTATGATTCATATCAGTGTTTTCCTTGGGAGGCCTAGATCTCTGGCTTATGAGAGGATATGCCTACAGAATGCTCTTAGATTTGCTTTTGATGAGATACTACAGGTTTTTACGTTAACTTCTCAGCTCAAGATTTTTGCACCAAAAAAAGATCCTCATACCATTCAGTGGTATGAATTCAGACTCCACAGATGATGCTTGGGGTTCTAATCTCCAGCAGATGACTTTTTATCTATTCCATGTCCTGAAGAGATGGTAAACTTCTTTGTCATGTCCCTGACCTGATGGCCAGGGTTTTTTTATCCCCTATACCATGGACCAGATGGCCATCTGAACCTTATGTGGAGCCTCAGATACAGCTCTAGTCTCAAGAGCCAGAGGCCTCATCTCCTATCCCAGGCCCTAAAAAGCCCATATTGAGTTCTGATATTCCTGTGAGATTGTTGGCTTCAGTTTTTACTCACTGCTATGGCTTTCTGAATTCCCTTTTTGTTTCTGCTTCCTGAGGATGTCCCTTTGACATAAATCATGTTCCAGTGATCGTAATGATCACTATGTATCAAaaatttttggttatattttatcTACCATTTCTATGTATTAGAGGGAAAGGGATCTGCCATGTCAATCATAAGACCCATAACACAGTCTCTGGTTCTACATTACCTTCTAAGAAGCCCTTAGCAAAGGCTCGAATTGACTTAGTATCAGCCAGGTCCAGTTTCCTCACCAACACCTGCTCGTTGCCTGTCACGGTCTGGATCTCTCGGGCCACCAATTCCCCCTTTTGCACATCCCGGCAAGCTAAATATACGCGGGCTCCTGCCAACCAACATATGAGAGAGAAACTGTCAGCTCTGTTTTTGAGCGGGCATTATAGACCTAATACTGATGTTGAATGTTattttctactgatttttttaaaaacaggaattttTACTCCTAGTTCACAAAAGAGGTATCTGATGAGTAAatcaggaaaggaaaataaatcaataacatTCGTTAAGTGCCCATTATTTGTAAAGCATCATACTATAGTCAGACCAGCAAATCAATGGGGCACTTGGAGTTCTCTTGAATTCCAAGACTAGGAAGAAACAATGAGAATGATTATCATCATGAGGGGTAAAATGGCAGCAGCAGGTGGAATCAGAAGCAGATAAACTTGCCTCTTTGAGCCAGTTCTTTGGCTGTCTCCTTCCCGATGCCTGTGTTAGCTCCAGTGACCACAACTACCTTCCCAGGAAGCTGAACAGTTGATGTACAGACCCCACTCGACAGCATTTTCCTGCAGACAGAGAAGGAGAACTCATTAATTCTTTATTCTTCCATCTCAGCTGGGGGTTCCTACAACCCCCTGAGGTCTGCTTTGGTTCCTTCCACTGTTGTCCTTTTATAGATTTaaggaaggtaggaagaaaaaagacaagtTTTCTGTTCTTGCTCAAAGACAAAAGTGATTCTATTACAAGGGCAATGCTTAGAGCTGTTCCCTGTGATACAAACTGGATGAATATTTGATTAACCACGTACCTGGCTTCAGTCTGAGCTTTCCATGAGGCACTTTTGGCTTAGGAAATCACAAGACTCagcccagaaaagaaaaaactggtcTCTGCATGTCAATCTGCCCATAAATGGCATTTTATGGATTTAAGAAATGGCTAATCCAATACAAAAACTTAAAGTTATGAAAGCTTGTAAATCTGGgacaaaacaaacaggaaaaaacctCTCTGAtacacacacttaaaaaaaaagacaaagaaaagatgtAAATAGGTACAAAGGAGAGCTGGGATTCAAGTCCTGGTTTGTTTAATTAGAGTCCGTATTTCAAAgcactattttacttttttttttttttttggtgggggtgggggggaggtgagcagctggccactacagggattgaaccctgaaccttggtgttatcagcaccactctctaaccaactgagctaaccagccagcctcctaaGCAATATTTTATACTGCCTTTCCAAGTGAATGAATGCACAAACACATATTAGCAGTCTTCAGATTGTTCTTTTCTCTGCAATCTTGGAACTCCATTTAAAAGAATCTGTTGACCAGAAGATGCACTTTTAAATAGCATTTCAGCCTTTTTCACTGAACTTGGAATCGCAAGGTTCACACTCCTAGGCACTGAAGCTACCTGCTTAGTGTAAACAGGCCAAAAAGGAGGCAAACTAATTCATGGTGCCCACTAACAGATACCGCCCTCCTCACAGAACAAGCTTCCTTGCTGTTTCCTACATCCCTTCAGCTTTAGATCCAGGAGGGACAACTTATAAGCATCTGTACTTAGCTCCTTCTTCTTAACCAGGAAGTATGAAAGACAATCAATTATAAAAATCCAGCTCTGCCTGGCTCCCATGACCTGGCTAGGTTAGGAACATAGCTTTTGGAATATAATCTTTCTTAGAAAAATCTCACTGAGGTATGAGCACTATTTTCAGTTCAGATTCAACTTTTCATTGAGATTCTATGTGGATAAGAGGATCTTGTGGTGAAAAGATATGAAAAGCAGCCTTTCATCTGAGTCTGAGCACCTAGAGGTGAGAGCACTGAGTGTTCAGAGGGGAAAAGAATACCACTGGAAGAGGGGCActagggagggaagggaaaataaaattaggaaggagggaagaaaggtaGGTAAGTGACTATGGTAAGAAAGGACAGAGTGTGATCTAGCCCGGCTTCAAGTTCCATTTCAGACTGTGACCGCCCACAATGGGGAAGGAGTGTATCTCTTCAGTCACCAGCCCACCGTCACTACTGGTGACTTACTCAGAACCAATCAGCAGGCTGCCCGATGTGTAGCtcgctgctgattctctggggcaCTCGGCCAGACTTGAGCCGATCGGTCACCTGGTCAAGAGACCACCACTCCCattctccctgccctccccctcaAGGCCCTCCAGCGCATAACTCAGATCCCTCATGCTCCTGCTCCGAAGGCAGGACAGGGTTCATAATCACTCTCTCTTTTCACTTCTCTCCTTTACGACATCGGGCCAGAAAAAGAGCGAATCTAACAGCAACAAGAGAGCAAGCAACCGGGCTGCAGGTGTCACGATTAGCAGCAGTTTCAGAGAGCGAAAAATGGAATCGCTTCTTTGTACCCCAAAGGCTGGAAGGAAGAAGCTAGACAGGGCTGGTTCAAGGCGTGGCAGTTAGGGGGAAAACAATGTCCGGGGTCACATTCACTCTAGGGTCTGAAACCCGCAAAAATGTAAACTCCAGCGTTTGAAGCAGCCTTGCCCTCGGGGTTCCCTGAAGCCGGAAGCAGGGGGTGCTTAGACCAAAAAAGGGGCCGGGAGAAGCAAAGCAGGGTGCCCCGGACTGCAGCCCCTTCCCACAGCCTGAGGTCTCGGGTCTCGGATCCCCGCATCCAGGACAGCTGGACCTCGCCTCTAACCCACCCACCTCCGGTCCTTGGCCATCTTGGAGCCCTCCAGGAAGGTTTCCCTCTTCTTTGAAAAGAAATAGGTTCAGTGAGGATTCAAGGCCTCTGAAAAGGCTTAGCAAGAGAAGGCAACTGATCAGCACAGACCTGATTCGGGGCGCAGCCAAGTACAGCAGGAcggggagaaggaggagcaggagaccAATCATCTCTGCGAGGCGCGAACGGCAGCTGAGCACGATGCCCCAGCGGTGCTCGCCCGCCGTGGCTTCGCTTCCGAGACACGCCCCGGTTCAAATCGCAACAGCTCGGAGCAAAGCcctctgggaaatgtagtccagaGCTTAGCGGCCCGCTACAGGCCACCGTGGGAACGCTGCTTCCACACTCTGGCACAAGTTGAACCATGCCCTGCATACTCGACAAATCCCAACCACCCAGGGCCGAGGGCTTGTGGGGCCATCCAGCCAGCTCTCACCAGCGGTTCCTGTGAAATCTCCCCAGTTCTCTATCTCTCCGGTCCCAAGTCCTATACATGGTTCAGTTTTCCCCGATGATGCTTAGGCAGTTACCGCATTGCTTCTCCTGGAGATCAAATATTGGCCTCTGAGAAATGTTCTCAGGCTGAGCGCACAAGAGAGGAGtgatagatctgcaacataaccagcgccactttagacaagcccaagtacaaaaggGCGCCGCccacccctccccgccccccttcCCTTTAGAAGCCttctgacttaaacagaaaccccttttgcttctgcaaggacgcagttctccacccgagccacattagcataatgaccctccttgatggtatcagccagcccttggcacgcTATATAAGCTATACCACCCTTTTTCAGGGCAGCCtcgggctgtcctccattttgagcacagcccggcagatttctttaataaagcttgaatggtacctggcatctcggcttctttctttcattatggttcCGAACCCGGGAAGAGTTTTGGCCGATGTTGTAGACGATGCCCTTTCTCTCTTGGAGTGATTGGCCCTCGGCCGCCCTTCCCGGGTCTGCCCAAACTGGATGCCTCCTGGGACTCTCTACTTTTGCGGTTTCAGATCAACACATCTAACACCAGCCTCagttcagggtgagtcagtgggtctgtcctgcctacttctataGTTCCCCCAACTACTCTACGACTCAGGTCTCTATGAAACCCAGGAGCCTGGCCGAGGGAACCCTTCTCATGCCCCTCAGCTATTGGAGGACACTCTTCTAGACGGttggtggcttttctctcaaaaagaaggtgggcaccaaagAGGACGCCCTTTGCTGGCATGCTGCTTCTActaggactgactgccctttctcaccctctaaatgggatcctcacaatccaaacctccacactctacacctctgggctgtctcctggccaatttctcagactccagggagacattaaaactcacaCATctcgttacaatggatcccagtgggcacaagatggcactcgatttagacactcaccgaaatggcaaaagctgtagagattcttgttcaggccttttcctatcCCTGAATGTGTTCTTCTCTCTGtgaaaactgtcctatgtctcaaattctcctagctcatgcttgacctccccttccagactcggatcaatcttctgatccgtcagccctccacatttctctctcttcccctcgcCTGACCTCAGACACttgtcctcagcccaactcctccccttctcccccttcgtcaggtaacaaccccacctcagctccgtctttttataacccttccgtgaagtggctggcatggaaggaattgtctgtctgagtccatgtacagggagcaagtctggatggcagctcaggtacatgctcaaaataataggcggcTTGTGGAAGCCGTTGCTGTTCCTTGAACAGACCCAAGTTAGAACTACCGGGCTGGCCATGGGGattgggatctccaggataatcTGATCACACACccacttcacagcctccaaaaggctactcacaagtcagtcaattacgACAAGTTTAGAGAGATCACACAAAGATCCACTAAAAATCCCAGCGACTTCCTAACCTGCCACTGAGGCtctacataaatacacatgtatagacccaatctcccctgcaggcatggccctcttacactcttattccattacccaatcagcccctgatattaaaaaaaactataaaagagatcaggccaaataccagctcctgcctaatgccatccaaggctcacatactccaaagccggCTGCCTTAAGAGGCAAGCCACCTGGAAACTgtttcaaatgcagtcaaccggGCCACTTGGCACAGGCCTGTCATAACCCATCCTCACtacaaacagccaggtcactgggggattgactgtccCACTTACCAGAGAGGGAGtagcccagtccccaacctacagcctttggcttcatggccatccctaccagagctcctcggctttgcccaggaggaggactgacgatgcccagggcctgaggcccccatgcAGATCACCAGGCATGAGCCCACGGTAACTTGCCTCGAGGCAGGTAAGccatctcttttgtcattgatacagggggcctttactctacccttcctgaatatgcaggaccaacaaccccatcctctatcacaatagtaggggtcacaggatcagaataccacccacggatCACTCAAGCCCTTttctgcaccctacatcacacccaattcacacacaaattctttaTAATGCCTCAATGctcagcccccttactgggatgggacattcttttcaaattcaaatctaCTCTtatcctaaacactttaactccagctacaatacttttgttacaggccacacccagacctggaccctggggcttccaccttcccctccccgtcagacaaggttaatccttAGTACgggatgcttcttctccctccattgctatgcaccattcccctatccttgttacattgctgaacccctctttgttccctgatgtcccacagtaccccatcgaTAACAAACAcgtaataggcttaaaacccatcatatacaaactcctttcttctcatctctcacagcctacctgcttgccttttaatacacccatccttctggttataaagcctaatggctcataccatttagcacaggactaatcctgacacctgccattcccaacaacttactgggacagtactacctcaggggtttcaggatagcccccactttctggccaggccttagctcaagacttaacttcctccaacctctagcactttaatacactATGTGGATGGCCTCCTCCATTGtggcccctcctatgaggattcccaggcccacactgttgctctctttaatttcctggcctccaggggatatccagtgtcccccagcaaggcccaaatttcttctccttcagtcacctacttgggagtTCACCTCACCCCcaataccagagaaataatggtggatcacaagagctaatttctgaactccctactcctaccaccaGGGGTGAAATCCTTcctttcctggggcttgcagggtatctgcgcctatggattcctaactttggcgtgctggcaaagccactttatggggcagccaaaggggatcctgccattcccttagatcccacaaagctcattcaaTCTCCCtaccagtgattaaaagccattctcctcgcagccccagctctatctctcccaaacatatctcatccttttatcctatatgtcactgaaacccaaggacaGTTGgagttttgggacaagaggcaggagatattttctccccggttACATacctctaaacaactagacaccacagctcgagaatgggtccctgtttatgggccttggtggcagccacccttttaccacaagaaagctctaaactaacttttaaacaacaaacagtcaagaccttctcagccataaggccaagtcaattctctcccttccccacctacaacttattcaccttactttcattgaaaactcccagttcttcTTTAAGCCTTGCcttcccttaaaatccagccactctcatcccaaaacactcatgaccattagaacacaattgcatggaggctttagacctctttctcaatccccttccacacatctccctgcatcccattacacAGTTCATAGAAGGGAGAGCCACCTCCACGCCCGCCccctgggtgggttatgccatagtaaatctaacacaagctattgaggctgcacaactcccaaaggaggttggggttatacactgcagaggacaccaaacctccaatgaccctatagcccagggaaacaaactggtggatctaatcGCAAAACAagctgctcagtcaccaggccccaactcttcctctcctgctcaggtccttctcatggcccctatgcccttatcccaatacacgcctcaagaaatacaacacctccaacagttgggagcacagagaaaggacaactagTATACTCTCTccggttgctatgtcctccctgctacacaagctgagcaaatccttttagatttccataattcagttcacataggctatgaacccctactatgccttttcagcccttatattactctccccccAAAAGGACActctatcttctaaccttagtagataccttttcagattggtttgAGGCTTTTCCTTGCACtgcagaggatgctacagcagtaacgcatgctctcatCTCAGAAaccatccctcattttggcctccccaccagtcactcactcgcctatgGGCTGCTCCCTGAAAGCCCACAAACTTGTGTacggtaggcccttcactctcacacctctcccttccagctcattgcctttaggccagtatctccctactctttcactcattagggatcttcgggaacaggccaaccttctattacctcatcctttccccaccaccctcccagactttaaactgagccagggacagcaagtgtatattaaaacctgaatcccaaagcccctctcaccatgttgggaaaggccttatacagtacttctcaccacccccagggcagtaaaagtactaggaaaggccccttggtatcacttatccttagTAAAACTAGCACcagagactttacccaaaaacctgttaacaccaagccagaggggtccctctactcaaACCCCAACctgacatctcctcacacttcatccattttaggacccacaaaactgaaaatctccaggacctccactcttcccccaatctcagaagaaggatgatctttcccccggggattatcctctcactcttgcaggcctgcttcacgtccttcacacaagagctactattatactatctgttctagaaCTTGCTACAGGATTGTCCAGTACTGCCCCCAaagagtgtaacattataggaagatttctcctggcactgcttTACCTCCTAttggtaggatgcttcttagaAATGTCACTatggcaatgtgccctttaaattcttttggctccctaacccttcgcatccttcccgtgtttttcctcctatctcaatgccccCCCtacccttacctggaacatggaggttccaggtccgcagggatgatgcagtcctcagcgtATCAGACTGGTCCCTGGGCGACTCATCTTCTCCCACTTTGcaagaaactttttgtggccaCTCCCTCCCTCTGGATGCAGCCCACAacgtttccacaaacgtctcttcactttcctacaatctcacctcagtggggactgtcagtgttatgcagggcctgcccacattctgcctcactaacaccaaacgctaccactcacttaccccctccccatccatgccctaaaaccggaatatatttcctttgtaaaaccacgttatcctgttgcctgccccccaaCACGATTTCTTGCATATTATTTTGGCTcttccctgacatcaccctccagacagatggatggatggagaaggCACTGGGGCAAACTTCGGCGCCCCCCCCTAAGGAAGTGCCCCCCGctcctgtagggcactaattgtaccttttaattggggcagggatccttcctgcaactggaactggcatagagGGCCCTGCCagtgcctctcaattctatcaaaaactctcagaagaactaagtatatacagcatctcctccctccagtgacaggtcacctcactcgctATAGTCACTCTACAGAACCATCGGGCCCTTTACTTCTTTACAGCCGAGAAGGAAgccacctgcctcttcttgggggaggaatgctgttattatgtaaatgagtctggggtgatccaaaacaacttaaaccatttcactgaacccttggataccctggcttatgaccctactaggacccctaactgtgcctcatcctactttttggtccctgtctcttttggtgtttctctaatttcttgcaggaacgtatacaggctttcaccaaccaaaaggtcaccaaattgttcctgcgaggaggatatcagcccctcagcatcagcgacccttccccggaGGA
This region includes:
- the RDH11 gene encoding retinol dehydrogenase 11, whose product is MVQLMIGLLLLLLPVLLYLAAPRIRKMLSSGVCTSTVQLPGKVVVVTGANTGIGKETAKELAQRGARVYLACRDVQKGELVAREIQTVTGNEQVLVRKLDLADTKSIRAFAKGFLEEEKHLHILINNAGVMMCPYSKTADGFEMHMGVNHLGSGVTTFSVHPGTVHSELTRHSSFMRWIWRLFSFFIKTPQQGAQTSLYCALTEGLELLSGTHFSDCHVAWVSAQARNETIARRLWDVSCDLLGLPMD